Within Candidatus Zixiibacteriota bacterium, the genomic segment GCGGAACCGCCGTTTCAGCATGCTGCGGATGGATGAAGCCGACGGCGGCGACCAGAAGTATTACACTTATTTTTATGAACCCTCCGATGTGCAGCGGATGACCTTCATGGTGCATAAGAGTGCGGCCGGTAACGATAAGCGCTGGATATATGTGCCGGCCGTCGATCTGATAAAGCCGATTGCGGCCGACGACAAAAATTCCAGTTTTGTCGGATCGGATTTCACCTATGAAGATGTTTCGGGACGTCTCTGGACCGAAGACAATCATACCTTGACGGGAGAGACGAGACTGAATGACCGTGATGTTTTCATCCTCGAGTCGAAACCGATTAAGCCATATAAGGGATTTTCCCGTCGGGTCAGCTATATCGACAAGGAACTGTATCTCCCACTTAAAGAAGAGTACTATGACGCCAAGGACAAACTGGAGCGGGTGCTGACGGCGGAGAAGATTGAGACGATAGACAATATCCCGACCGTAACGGAACGGAAGATGCAAAATATGCAGAA encodes:
- a CDS encoding outer membrane lipoprotein-sorting protein, which encodes MKTKISRTLGTVAIATLLALSANAQDAVEIAKKAHLNYYYAANDGLAEVSMKIVDSKGNERNRRFSMLRMDEADGGDQKYYTYFYEPSDVQRMTFMVHKSAAGNDKRWIYVPAVDLIKPIAADDKNSSFVGSDFTYEDVSGRLWTEDNHTLTGETRLNDRDVFILESKPIKPYKGFSRRVSYIDKELYLPLKEEYYDAKDKLERVLTAEKIETIDNIPTVTERKMQNMQKNRYTVVSFNSIKYNLGVKADLFTERYLKTPPREYIK